In Flavobacterium sp. N1736, the following are encoded in one genomic region:
- a CDS encoding response regulator transcription factor — MNILIVEDNKELAVEVYDFLCNAGYICKIANTCSDALEEINSNDYDAMLLDLGLPDGDGFEVLKTIRKTKSKIAVIVITARGELDDRINGLHLGADDYLTKPFALTELSARLFAVIRRMHGFTLNDLLIHGFSLQLQDYKVSYNEIPINLTKKEFDIFQYLVLNKNRVITRLQLTEHIWGDILEVNSDSNFIDVHVRNLRKKLDKHTAIEWFETVRNVGYRINE, encoded by the coding sequence ATGAATATTTTAATTGTTGAAGATAATAAGGAACTTGCTGTCGAGGTTTACGACTTTTTGTGCAATGCAGGTTATATATGCAAAATCGCGAATACTTGCAGCGATGCATTAGAAGAAATAAACAGCAACGATTATGATGCCATGCTGCTCGATCTTGGTTTGCCGGACGGAGATGGTTTTGAGGTTTTGAAAACCATTAGAAAAACCAAATCAAAAATTGCAGTGATTGTTATCACGGCTCGTGGAGAACTTGACGACAGAATAAACGGGTTGCATCTTGGTGCCGATGATTATTTGACCAAACCTTTTGCTTTGACGGAACTTAGCGCCAGATTATTTGCGGTAATTCGAAGAATGCATGGTTTTACTTTGAATGATTTACTGATACATGGTTTTTCATTGCAATTGCAGGATTATAAAGTCAGTTACAATGAAATCCCTATTAATCTGACGAAAAAAGAATTTGATATTTTTCAATATTTGGTATTGAATAAAAATCGGGTAATTACAAGATTGCAGCTTACAGAACATATTTGGGGTGATATTCTGGAGGTTAATTCAGATTCTAATTTTATTGATGTTCATGTTCGAAATCTTCGAAAAAAACTCGATAAACACACGGCAATTGAGTGGTTCGAAACCGTAAGAAATGTAGGGTATCGCATAAACGAATAA
- a CDS encoding sensor histidine kinase translates to MKIKHQLAIFNALTRLLVILVLWLMLPILVQSVVYKHINNGLLEKKKKFIDHLNQKEINDFIENADDSTETYSQFSTLHSEFLVLSRMPIKAHEKKTSFSNDYRIIEGEENEYRILQHHFTYENEDYQLEIGSSLSEVKDLTFIIRLFIIIVLVIILLATFLADTVYIEYLLKPFYKIIDTKIRRVNEPEVFDYTPIKAKSRDFRELDLVLNQMMDRIGTVFKKEKQFISNVSHELLTPIALLKNKLENLLQNDSLNDNAIDKIASSLKTLDMLKKIINNLLLISRIENNQYEAIESIDFNEIVNSLYEDLQDRIEDKGLKFENKIRYDFHFTGNKTLIHILLYNLVINAIKYNRENGSVKVSDGFINQNYFLSISDSGIGMDETQIQKIFNRFTRISSDQDGQGLGLAIAESIAVFHHIEIKVTSTLNAGTTFMLLFSSVVKAN, encoded by the coding sequence GTGAAAATAAAACACCAATTGGCCATTTTTAATGCACTAACGCGTTTGTTGGTGATTTTAGTTTTATGGTTAATGTTACCAATTTTGGTACAAAGTGTGGTTTATAAACATATTAATAATGGATTGCTCGAAAAAAAGAAAAAATTCATAGATCATTTAAATCAAAAAGAAATTAATGACTTTATCGAAAATGCTGATGATTCAACCGAAACATATTCTCAGTTTTCGACTTTGCACAGCGAATTTTTGGTTTTGTCAAGAATGCCTATTAAAGCGCATGAAAAAAAAACAAGTTTTAGTAATGATTATCGAATTATTGAAGGTGAAGAAAATGAATACAGAATTCTACAGCATCATTTTACCTACGAAAATGAAGATTATCAACTGGAAATTGGCAGCAGTCTTAGCGAAGTAAAAGATCTTACTTTTATTATCAGGCTGTTTATTATTATTGTTCTGGTTATTATTCTTTTGGCTACTTTTTTGGCAGATACCGTTTATATTGAATATTTGCTTAAACCTTTCTATAAAATTATCGACACTAAAATTAGGCGTGTAAACGAGCCTGAAGTTTTTGATTATACACCGATAAAAGCAAAATCGAGAGATTTTAGAGAGCTGGATTTAGTTTTAAATCAAATGATGGATCGTATTGGAACGGTTTTTAAAAAAGAAAAACAATTTATATCCAATGTTTCGCACGAACTTTTAACGCCAATTGCTTTATTAAAAAACAAACTCGAGAATTTACTTCAAAATGATTCTTTAAATGATAATGCGATTGATAAAATTGCCAGCTCGCTTAAAACGCTGGACATGCTGAAGAAAATCATTAACAACTTATTATTGATTTCCAGAATAGAAAACAATCAATATGAAGCTATTGAAAGTATCGACTTTAATGAAATCGTAAACAGTTTATACGAAGATTTACAGGATCGAATAGAAGATAAAGGGCTAAAGTTTGAAAATAAAATACGTTACGATTTTCATTTTACAGGAAATAAAACGTTAATCCATATTTTGCTCTATAATCTGGTTATCAATGCTATAAAATACAACCGTGAAAACGGAAGTGTAAAGGTTAGTGACGGATTTATAAACCAGAATTATTTTTTATCAATTTCTGATTCAGGAATTGGGATGGATGAAACCCAAATACAAAAAATCTTCAATCGTTTTACAAGAATCAGCTCTGATCAGGACGGACAAGGCCTGGGTCTTGCTATTGCAGAAAGTATTGCTGTTTTTCACCATATCGAAATTAAAGTTACTTCGACTTTAAATGCCGGAACTACATTTATGTTATTATTTTCAAGTGTTGTAAAAGCCAATTAA
- a CDS encoding metallophosphoesterase encodes MIIRFIILCALFLFIEFYSYQAFRTLIKLRWVLVSYQVISLLLLIFIIYSFTQFDRSVGQTKQTMFTMGLMLLVYVPKIVLTLVMFGEDIFRIGASLLNYFMYNAPRKEMMPDRRKFISQIALGLAAVPFLSLIYGIFEGKYNFKVIKQTVFFPDLPDAFDGFKITQISDVHSGSFDNPEKINYAVDLINGQESDMILFTGDIVNTHAVEMNPWLSTFNRIKDFKYGKFSVLGNHDYGEYVTWPSEKEKNDNFQAIKSLYGQIGFKLLLNEHIYIQKGDDKIALIGVENWGVNFKKAGDLNKASQNVHQDDFKVLMSHDPSHWEAEIKEHPKNFHLTLSGHTHGMQFGIEIPGYFKWSLAQYIYKQWAGLYENVGRYIYVNRGFGFHAYPGRVGIMPEITVIELKKGNNVA; translated from the coding sequence ATGATAATTCGTTTTATAATTCTTTGTGCCCTTTTTTTATTTATTGAATTTTATTCTTATCAAGCCTTTCGTACCTTAATTAAATTAAGATGGGTTTTGGTTAGTTATCAGGTTATAAGCTTACTGCTTTTAATTTTTATCATCTATTCATTTACACAATTTGATCGTTCTGTTGGGCAAACCAAACAAACCATGTTTACAATGGGTTTAATGCTGTTGGTTTATGTACCAAAAATTGTTCTGACGCTTGTTATGTTTGGAGAAGATATTTTTAGAATTGGAGCAAGTCTTTTAAATTATTTCATGTACAATGCTCCAAGAAAAGAAATGATGCCGGATAGACGAAAGTTTATTAGTCAGATCGCTTTAGGTTTGGCAGCTGTTCCGTTTTTATCTTTAATTTACGGAATTTTCGAAGGTAAATACAATTTTAAGGTAATTAAGCAAACGGTCTTTTTTCCTGATTTACCAGACGCTTTTGATGGTTTTAAAATCACTCAGATTTCAGATGTTCACAGCGGAAGTTTCGATAATCCTGAAAAAATAAATTATGCTGTTGATTTGATTAATGGGCAGGAATCCGATATGATTTTGTTTACGGGTGATATTGTAAATACACATGCAGTAGAAATGAATCCATGGCTAAGTACTTTTAATAGAATAAAAGATTTTAAATATGGTAAGTTTTCGGTTTTAGGAAATCACGATTACGGCGAATATGTAACCTGGCCTTCTGAAAAAGAAAAAAACGATAATTTTCAGGCAATAAAAAGCCTGTATGGTCAAATAGGATTTAAGCTTTTATTAAACGAACATATATATATTCAAAAAGGCGATGATAAAATTGCGCTTATTGGTGTTGAAAACTGGGGCGTGAATTTTAAAAAAGCGGGAGATTTAAACAAAGCTTCGCAAAATGTTCATCAGGACGATTTTAAAGTTCTAATGAGCCACGATCCAAGTCATTGGGAAGCTGAAATTAAAGAACATCCTAAAAACTTTCATCTTACTTTATCAGGACACACACACGGTATGCAATTTGGTATCGAAATTCCGGGATATTTTAAATGGAGTCTGGCACAATACATTTATAAACAATGGGCTGGCCTTTATGAAAATGTAGGAAGATATATTTATGTTAATCGTGGTTTTGGATTTCATGCCTATCCGGGACGCGTTGGTATCATGCCGGAAATAACGGTTATTGAACTAAAAAAAGGCAACAATGTGGCTTAA
- a CDS encoding thioredoxin family protein, translating to MSKFGELINAQVPVLIDFYTDWNESSVSMHPVIKDVAAALGDKAKVIKIDVDKNQELAEALRIKGLPTLMIYKEGQMIWRQSGELDANTIIGIVQEQFSV from the coding sequence ATGTCAAAATTTGGAGAACTTATAAACGCTCAAGTTCCGGTGTTAATCGATTTCTACACGGATTGGAACGAATCATCTGTATCAATGCATCCTGTTATTAAAGATGTTGCTGCTGCACTTGGCGATAAAGCCAAAGTGATTAAAATTGATGTAGATAAAAATCAGGAACTGGCTGAAGCATTGCGTATTAAAGGACTTCCTACTTTAATGATTTATAAAGAAGGACAAATGATCTGGAGACAATCCGGAGAACTTGATGCGAATACTATTATTGGAATTGTTCAGGAACAATTTAGCGTATAA
- a CDS encoding polysaccharide deacetylase family protein: MSFYWVKTNSFIKRVFSKYCWDIPNNEKKIYLTFDDGPTPEVTDWVLSELKKFDAKATFFCIGKNIKANLSLFEKLITEGHSIGNHTMNHVNGWKSHTNDYIENVKNCAAILEEEKKTETLLFRPPYGKIKKEQSKILRNLGYKIIMWDVLSADFDQSITPEKCLENVTKNVKSGSVIVFHDSIKASQNLKFALPKTLHFLKENGFAFDIIH, encoded by the coding sequence ATGAGCTTTTATTGGGTAAAGACAAATTCATTCATAAAAAGGGTATTTTCTAAATACTGTTGGGATATTCCGAACAATGAAAAGAAAATATACCTAACATTTGATGATGGCCCTACACCGGAAGTTACAGATTGGGTTTTATCTGAATTGAAAAAATTTGACGCAAAAGCCACTTTTTTCTGCATTGGAAAAAATATAAAAGCCAATTTATCTTTATTTGAAAAATTAATCACCGAAGGACATTCAATAGGAAACCACACGATGAATCATGTTAACGGCTGGAAAAGCCATACAAATGACTATATCGAGAATGTAAAAAACTGTGCTGCTATTTTAGAAGAAGAAAAAAAGACTGAAACCTTATTATTTCGTCCTCCTTACGGGAAAATTAAAAAAGAGCAATCTAAGATTTTGCGAAATCTTGGCTACAAAATAATAATGTGGGATGTTTTAAGCGCTGACTTTGATCAAAGTATTACACCAGAAAAATGTCTTGAAAATGTTACTAAAAATGTAAAATCAGGAAGTGTAATTGTTTTTCATGATAGTATAAAAGCTTCACAAAATTTAAAATTTGCGTTACCTAAAACACTTCATTTTTTAAAAGAAAATGGATTTGCTTTTGATATTATTCACTAA